A window from Candidatus Methylomirabilota bacterium encodes these proteins:
- a CDS encoding MotA/TolQ/ExbB proton channel family protein → MNVVSLVVQAGLVAKAVLLILLGFSLMSWTLIFTKFGVFRRGQRESTQFLHIFRSAKNLTTVFEESKRFTKSPIVSVFQEGYRELSQLVKGGPGPSSQWPAANEARATAADMPIHKEPLDLISRTLRHASMKEVAQQERNLIFLATTGNVTPFVGLFGTVWGIMDAFASIGQAGSANLGAVAPGVAEALITTAAGLGAAIPAVMAYNYFVNRVRRQATEMELFGLEFLTLAERILARSR, encoded by the coding sequence ATGAATGTTGTAAGCCTTGTTGTGCAAGCAGGACTCGTTGCGAAGGCGGTGCTGCTCATCTTGTTGGGTTTCTCCTTGATGAGTTGGACACTGATCTTCACGAAGTTCGGAGTGTTCCGACGAGGCCAACGAGAATCGACTCAGTTCCTTCATATCTTTCGATCAGCCAAGAACCTGACGACTGTTTTTGAAGAGTCGAAGCGGTTTACGAAAAGCCCCATTGTGAGCGTATTTCAGGAGGGGTATCGAGAGCTCAGCCAGTTGGTAAAAGGCGGTCCAGGTCCATCTAGTCAATGGCCGGCCGCCAATGAGGCGAGGGCGACGGCAGCCGACATGCCTATTCATAAGGAGCCGCTCGATCTCATCAGCCGGACCCTCCGCCATGCGAGCATGAAGGAGGTTGCGCAACAAGAACGCAATCTGATCTTTCTGGCGACCACGGGGAATGTGACACCGTTCGTCGGTCTCTTTGGAACGGTGTGGGGGATCATGGATGCCTTCGCCAGTATTGGCCAGGCGGGTTCCGCGAACTTGGGCGCTGTGGCGCCTGGGGTCGCTGAAGCCCTGATCACCACGGCGGCCGGACTGGGGGCGGCTATTCCCGCAGTCATGGCCTATAACTACTTTGTGAATCGGGTCAGAAGGCAGGCGACGGAGATGGAGTTATTCGGCCTGGAGTTTCTCACCTTGGCCGAACGGATCCTGGCGAGGAGCCGCTGA
- the mltG gene encoding endolytic transglycosylase MltG, translated as MSATLPLPSLSRRALALAFCLVVGGGLAWYALSGPVPSANEAARAVVIRPQTGAFDIARALKDAHVIRSRFAFLVVAVARGTQRHLLAGEYEFAPGIGLLEVIRRIEQGKGFVNRVTIPEGFAARQIAELLQEKGLVDQKRFMALLQERRLLQQYGVDGQSLEGYLFPDTYRLVKGLSEEAIIGLMTQRFAEVFGSAERARARELKMSVAEVVTIASLIEREARADVERPLISAVFHNRLRLGMPLQSDPTVLYSLSRFSGKLTKANLQAPSPYNTYLHRGLPPGPIASPGRASVMAALYPASSQYLYFVSKNDGTHVFSTSLREHSAMVRRYQIRRAG; from the coding sequence GTGAGTGCGACGCTCCCGTTGCCTTCGCTGTCCCGGCGGGCTCTTGCCCTGGCCTTCTGTCTGGTGGTGGGAGGAGGTCTTGCGTGGTATGCCCTGAGCGGGCCTGTGCCATCTGCGAACGAGGCTGCGCGGGCTGTGGTCATCAGACCGCAGACGGGCGCATTCGATATCGCAAGGGCGCTGAAGGATGCGCATGTGATCCGCAGTCGTTTCGCCTTTCTGGTTGTCGCTGTCGCTCGCGGCACGCAACGACACCTGCTTGCCGGAGAGTATGAGTTCGCCCCTGGCATCGGCCTGCTTGAGGTGATTCGCCGGATCGAGCAGGGGAAAGGGTTTGTCAATCGGGTGACGATTCCCGAGGGGTTTGCCGCCAGGCAGATTGCTGAACTCCTTCAAGAAAAGGGACTGGTCGATCAGAAACGGTTTATGGCCCTCCTGCAGGAACGCCGGTTGCTCCAGCAGTACGGAGTGGATGGTCAGTCGCTTGAGGGATACCTGTTTCCTGATACCTATCGCCTCGTCAAGGGACTGAGCGAGGAGGCGATTATCGGATTGATGACTCAGCGATTTGCGGAGGTGTTCGGTTCTGCGGAGCGGGCGCGCGCCAGGGAGTTAAAGATGTCAGTTGCGGAGGTGGTAACTATCGCGTCACTGATCGAACGGGAAGCGAGGGCGGACGTAGAACGACCACTCATCTCAGCGGTGTTCCATAACAGGTTGCGGCTAGGGATGCCGCTGCAATCCGATCCTACGGTGCTCTACAGCCTCTCGCGGTTCAGCGGTAAGCTTACCAAAGCGAACCTGCAGGCGCCCTCGCCATACAACACCTATCTTCACCGAGGCCTGCCGCCTGGTCCGATCGCAAGCCCTGGACGCGCCTCCGTCATGGCTGCCCTGTATCCCGCTTCGTCCCAATATCTGTACTTCGTATCAAAAAATGATGGAACGCACGTATTCTCGACTTCGCTGCGGGAGCACAGCGCAATGGTGAGGCGGTATCAGATCAGGAGGGCCGGGTGA
- the pal gene encoding peptidoglycan-associated lipoprotein Pal, giving the protein MQRKWIGSTITLVGVALFLTGCPKKPEVVETAPSPMAMQAPKAAAPEKTPTEVAPQPPETKVTPEAGAVPEAQVAEAEMKAGTSAKAAESALHDIYFDFDRSEIREDAKKLLAADIEWLKKDGAAKVTIEGHCDERGTSEYNLALGERRARATRDYLVAAGIAANRISTISFGKERPFALGHDESAWKWNRRAHFVLSAK; this is encoded by the coding sequence ATGCAGCGAAAATGGATCGGATCCACCATTACCCTGGTAGGCGTGGCGTTGTTTCTGACCGGATGCCCGAAGAAGCCAGAGGTTGTAGAGACCGCCCCGAGCCCAATGGCGATGCAGGCGCCAAAAGCCGCCGCTCCGGAAAAGACCCCCACCGAGGTCGCGCCTCAGCCGCCTGAAACCAAGGTGACGCCGGAGGCTGGTGCAGTTCCGGAAGCACAGGTCGCGGAGGCGGAGATGAAGGCGGGCACATCAGCGAAGGCAGCAGAGTCAGCCCTGCACGATATCTACTTCGATTTCGATCGATCCGAGATTCGAGAAGACGCGAAAAAGCTTTTGGCTGCGGACATCGAATGGCTCAAGAAAGACGGCGCGGCTAAGGTGACCATTGAAGGTCACTGCGACGAGCGCGGCACCAGTGAGTATAACCTTGCGCTTGGCGAACGGCGGGCCAGGGCCACGCGCGATTATCTGGTGGCTGCCGGGATCGCAGCGAATCGGATCAGCACCATCAGTTTTGGAAAAGAGCGTCCATTCGCTCTCGGGCATGACGAATCCGCCTGGAAGTGGAATCGGCGCGCCCATTTTGTCCTCAGCGCGAAATAG
- the rlmN gene encoding 23S rRNA (adenine(2503)-C(2))-methyltransferase RlmN, translating into MRNKIDLKGLNLEEMERFVADHDEPAYRGRQLFHWIYGRGARTFAEMTDLSITLRNGLAERADIGALAPLGKEVSRDGARKYLFGCADGRGIETVLIPDEGRLTACLSTQVGCALACAFCLTGKMGFVRHLQPGEIVDQVLVLQRDLQPGERIGNLVLMGMGEPLHNYDATVKALAILAHPLGPAYPPRRITLSTVGLVPEIVRLGQSGLGVNLAVSLHASTNELRDRLVPINRRYPLKELMAALSAYPLPPRRRITFEYVLIDGVNDRSEDARELIRLLRGLRCKVNLLPLNEAPAIPFRRPSQERVEIFQSMLKSAGILATVRESRGLDILAACGLLATASIEKRP; encoded by the coding sequence ATGCGTAACAAGATCGACCTCAAAGGGCTGAACCTTGAGGAGATGGAGCGCTTTGTCGCCGACCATGACGAGCCCGCTTATCGGGGCCGTCAGCTCTTTCACTGGATCTACGGGCGCGGCGCCCGCACGTTCGCTGAGATGACCGATCTGTCGATAACGTTACGCAATGGACTGGCCGAGCGAGCGGACATCGGTGCCCTCGCGCCTCTTGGCAAAGAGGTTTCCCGAGACGGTGCACGCAAATACCTGTTTGGTTGCGCGGACGGACGAGGGATCGAAACGGTGCTGATCCCTGATGAGGGGCGGCTGACCGCCTGCCTCTCTACTCAGGTGGGGTGCGCCCTAGCCTGCGCCTTTTGCCTCACAGGAAAGATGGGATTCGTCCGCCACTTACAGCCGGGTGAAATCGTCGATCAGGTACTCGTGCTCCAGCGGGATCTACAACCAGGAGAGCGGATCGGCAATCTGGTATTGATGGGGATGGGGGAGCCTCTCCACAACTACGATGCCACTGTGAAGGCGCTCGCAATCCTGGCGCATCCTCTGGGCCCCGCGTATCCGCCCCGCCGGATCACCCTCTCTACCGTCGGACTGGTCCCAGAGATTGTGCGACTCGGCCAGAGTGGGCTTGGGGTGAACCTGGCCGTGTCACTCCATGCGAGCACCAATGAGCTTCGTGATCGCCTGGTTCCGATCAATCGCCGCTATCCCCTCAAAGAGCTCATGGCCGCGCTTAGCGCCTATCCGCTCCCCCCTCGACGGCGGATTACATTCGAATACGTGTTAATCGATGGGGTAAACGACCGATCGGAGGACGCCCGCGAACTCATAAGACTTTTGCGCGGCCTTCGGTGCAAGGTGAATCTCCTGCCCTTGAACGAGGCTCCCGCCATCCCGTTTCGGCGACCTTCGCAGGAGCGCGTCGAGATATTCCAAAGTATGCTGAAATCGGCCGGCATCCTAGCCACCGTCCGCGAGAGCCGCGGCCTGGACATTTTAGCCGCCTGTGGTTTGCTGGCTACTGCAAGCATCGAGAAAAGACCGTAA
- a CDS encoding TonB family protein, protein MAVAVVGRRTPLSEVSSSCGLSVLLHGLLVVAVVYGPQWLHGKPFKIPLNYEVTLVSPKGTDSTQKSVSPFRAAQRAATATAKAVAPPRDLLTLPSLPKSGIQGAAVRSSAVPTRTEEMTLPGRHRAPERQPAASAVTPPAPPKIVAPQVASAPALSQPVITAPVGDLTNAGAGQGLGTATETGVTVGSTDPALAYYFVLIQDKITGNWTPPKMSPGTTASVSLSLKILRSGQVRSLAIGSSSGDRLLDASAIRAVSLSSPLPPLPPLYKAEALSLELRFTFVGEKS, encoded by the coding sequence GTGGCGGTAGCAGTAGTGGGACGACGCACCCCCTTGTCGGAAGTGTCGTCCTCATGCGGTCTCTCGGTTTTACTCCATGGACTTCTGGTGGTTGCCGTAGTGTACGGTCCACAGTGGCTTCACGGCAAGCCGTTCAAGATACCGCTGAACTACGAAGTGACGCTCGTATCTCCAAAGGGGACGGACAGTACGCAGAAGTCGGTTTCTCCTTTCCGGGCAGCACAGAGGGCCGCGACTGCAACGGCGAAAGCCGTCGCTCCGCCGCGGGATCTGCTTACGCTCCCATCACTCCCCAAGTCGGGTATCCAGGGGGCAGCGGTACGATCCTCCGCGGTCCCAACGCGGACCGAGGAGATGACCCTGCCGGGTAGACACCGAGCCCCAGAGCGCCAGCCTGCCGCATCTGCGGTAACACCACCGGCTCCCCCGAAGATCGTTGCCCCACAGGTGGCTTCTGCCCCTGCCCTCTCCCAGCCCGTGATCACGGCGCCGGTCGGTGATCTGACAAACGCGGGAGCGGGTCAGGGCCTCGGGACGGCCACGGAAACTGGGGTGACGGTGGGGAGTACTGATCCGGCGTTGGCCTATTACTTCGTTCTGATCCAGGATAAAATTACTGGTAACTGGACGCCACCAAAGATGAGTCCCGGCACGACGGCCAGCGTGAGTCTTTCCCTGAAGATCCTTCGTTCCGGGCAGGTCCGCAGCCTGGCTATCGGGTCGTCCTCGGGAGACCGCCTGCTTGACGCCTCGGCCATTCGCGCCGTTAGCCTCTCGAGTCCGCTGCCACCGCTGCCTCCACTGTATAAAGCCGAGGCGCTCTCGCTTGAGTTGCGCTTTACATTCGTGGGAGAGAAGAGCTGA
- a CDS encoding tetratricopeptide repeat protein: MRLFPPLVAALTLSVLTVGCEGDVPLRMVQRDVDSTKSELAAVSRTAEGTRMFLEERLKKLEGRLDKSERARGAIEERLSKIDQGFVQSQAALAAKLDELTAESRLAQGHTEEVGHGVAEMSRQIDESKRQLDQLGRRMNGFDTQVNQAVVAAQEARGISQQTAQQVTASLQQMAQQTNAAIEQVNATAQLALTEARKTTKGKPITGAAGSSRAGTQSPPPAVAPITAPPPVPPAPAAQAPPQEVTPPPPAARKAESPSTPGQAARPMTSLQSADELYSHALTDYTKGNYESAINGFRSIIELYPDSKRLPSARYWLGESYYSQKNSDQAIKEFELLIKQFPKSQEAKRAKGRLNQVK, encoded by the coding sequence ATGAGGCTTTTTCCCCCGCTAGTGGCTGCGCTAACCCTTAGCGTGTTGACTGTGGGGTGTGAGGGAGACGTGCCTCTGCGTATGGTTCAGCGTGATGTGGACTCAACGAAGAGCGAGCTGGCAGCCGTCTCCAGAACCGCTGAAGGGACCCGGATGTTTCTCGAAGAGCGTCTGAAGAAGCTCGAGGGTCGCTTGGACAAGAGCGAGCGTGCGCGTGGAGCCATAGAAGAAAGGTTGTCAAAGATCGACCAAGGGTTCGTGCAGTCACAAGCTGCCCTCGCGGCGAAGCTGGACGAGTTGACCGCCGAGTCGCGCCTGGCTCAGGGCCATACCGAGGAGGTGGGTCACGGCGTCGCGGAGATGAGCCGGCAGATCGATGAGTCCAAGCGTCAGCTCGATCAACTTGGACGGCGAATGAACGGGTTTGACACGCAGGTCAATCAGGCTGTTGTTGCTGCACAGGAGGCGAGAGGCATATCCCAGCAGACCGCGCAGCAAGTGACGGCATCACTCCAACAGATGGCGCAACAGACGAACGCTGCAATTGAGCAGGTCAACGCAACTGCGCAACTGGCGCTGACCGAAGCCAGAAAAACAACTAAAGGGAAACCGATCACTGGTGCTGCCGGCTCGTCTCGCGCCGGGACGCAGTCCCCGCCCCCCGCGGTTGCCCCGATCACGGCGCCCCCTCCTGTTCCACCTGCGCCGGCTGCCCAGGCTCCGCCTCAAGAGGTGACGCCCCCACCACCCGCCGCTCGGAAGGCGGAGTCGCCTTCGACGCCGGGCCAGGCTGCCCGACCGATGACTAGCTTACAGAGCGCTGATGAGCTGTACAGCCATGCGCTCACCGACTATACGAAGGGCAACTATGAATCAGCAATCAACGGCTTCCGGAGTATCATCGAACTGTACCCGGACTCCAAGCGTCTACCGAGCGCTCGATACTGGCTGGGCGAGTCGTATTATAGCCAGAAGAATTCTGACCAGGCGATTAAGGAGTTCGAGTTGCTTATCAAGCAGTTCCCAAAGTCGCAAGAAGCGAAGCGGGCCAAGGGGCGGCTGAACCAAGTCAAGTAA
- the leuB gene encoding 3-isopropylmalate dehydrogenase, producing the protein MARIAVLPGDGVGPEIVREAMKVLTSVGVLFDIPLEFKEGVVGGAAIDKQGTPLPQKTRQLCGVCDAILFGAVGGPKWDSLPVDRRPERGLLTLRKELGLYANLRPVKLFPPLIDASPLKREIIEGIDLMVLRELTGGLYFGEPKGIKPVENGQGERGVDTLIYTTHEIERIARIGFQIAAQRRRRLTSVDKVNVLASSQLWRRVVTETAKEFPDIELDHMLVDNCSMQLVRDPRRFDVVLTENTFGDILSDEAAMLAGSIGMLPSASLGNGPGLYEPIHGSAPDIAGQDTVNPLATILSVAMLLRHSLHHESAAAAIEAAVGRVLEAGYRTADIWQPGPTVLVGTAHMGDLVVESIVKG; encoded by the coding sequence ATGGCTCGGATTGCTGTGTTACCTGGAGATGGCGTGGGACCAGAGATCGTTCGAGAGGCGATGAAGGTCCTAACAAGCGTTGGCGTACTATTCGATATCCCCCTGGAGTTCAAGGAGGGGGTCGTCGGGGGGGCCGCCATCGACAAGCAGGGTACGCCGCTTCCACAGAAGACGCGGCAACTGTGCGGTGTGTGCGATGCGATCCTCTTCGGCGCGGTCGGTGGTCCCAAGTGGGACAGCCTGCCGGTAGATCGCCGGCCGGAGCGGGGCTTGCTCACCTTACGCAAGGAGCTGGGACTGTACGCGAATCTCAGGCCAGTGAAGCTGTTCCCTCCCCTCATTGATGCCTCGCCACTGAAGCGCGAAATCATTGAGGGGATCGATCTGATGGTGCTGCGCGAGCTGACCGGCGGCCTCTATTTCGGCGAACCAAAGGGGATCAAACCGGTTGAGAACGGCCAAGGAGAACGAGGCGTGGATACCCTCATCTACACCACCCATGAGATCGAGCGGATCGCCAGGATCGGATTCCAGATCGCCGCACAGCGTCGGAGGCGACTGACTTCCGTCGATAAGGTCAATGTGCTGGCCAGCTCCCAGCTCTGGCGTCGCGTGGTCACCGAGACGGCGAAGGAGTTCCCTGATATCGAGCTGGACCACATGCTGGTGGACAACTGCTCAATGCAACTCGTCCGCGATCCTCGACGGTTCGACGTCGTGCTGACCGAGAATACCTTCGGAGACATCCTGAGCGACGAGGCCGCCATGCTCGCCGGTTCGATCGGGATGCTACCCTCAGCAAGCCTGGGCAACGGACCCGGCCTGTACGAACCGATCCATGGCTCCGCCCCAGACATCGCCGGCCAAGACACGGTTAACCCTCTTGCCACCATCCTGTCCGTCGCGATGCTCCTACGCCATTCACTTCACCACGAGTCAGCAGCGGCCGCTATCGAGGCCGCGGTAGGTCGGGTACTCGAAGCCGGGTACCGAACAGCCGATATCTGGCAACCCGGCCCCACGGTGCTGGTAGGTACAGCGCATATGGGCGATCTTGTAGTCGAGAGTATTGTGAAAGGCTGA
- a CDS encoding tetratricopeptide repeat protein codes for MRGRVVIVGLSCLLAACASEQIAMEEKKADIHYNIGVARLASGEAKQAIAEFSQAIGDASDNPTYHNALGLAYLVDRRPDLAIASFQRAVQLDPTFSDAYNNLGSAYVQQAKYDQAINAFRQALSNPAYLSPEQAHLNLGNIYVVQRRIADAVVEFKRVLEIAPDFAEAHNRLGYAYLVQGRLELAIAELTLAVKQAPDLATAYQSLGFAYLSADEKDRARQAFQKVVELSPTSEMAVEAMRQLKQLSQ; via the coding sequence ATGCGGGGTCGGGTGGTCATTGTTGGACTGAGCTGTCTTCTTGCTGCCTGCGCCTCAGAGCAGATAGCGATGGAAGAGAAAAAGGCCGATATCCATTATAATATTGGCGTCGCACGTCTGGCCAGTGGCGAGGCCAAGCAAGCCATTGCGGAGTTCAGCCAGGCGATCGGCGACGCCTCGGATAATCCGACCTATCACAACGCCTTGGGATTGGCATACCTGGTGGATCGCCGGCCCGATCTGGCCATTGCCTCCTTTCAGAGGGCAGTTCAGCTCGATCCGACATTTTCTGATGCCTACAATAATCTTGGTTCGGCCTATGTTCAGCAGGCTAAGTACGACCAGGCTATCAATGCCTTCAGGCAGGCGCTTTCGAACCCCGCCTACCTGTCTCCGGAGCAAGCGCACCTGAATCTGGGGAATATCTACGTAGTTCAGAGACGGATTGCCGACGCGGTTGTGGAGTTCAAGCGCGTACTGGAGATTGCCCCCGATTTCGCCGAGGCCCACAATCGACTAGGCTACGCCTACCTGGTGCAAGGACGGTTGGAACTGGCGATTGCCGAGCTGACCCTGGCCGTGAAACAGGCGCCTGATCTCGCCACGGCATACCAGAGCCTGGGCTTTGCCTACCTGTCGGCCGATGAGAAAGACCGGGCCAGGCAAGCGTTTCAAAAGGTGGTAGAGTTGAGCCCCACGAGCGAGATGGCGGTCGAGGCGATGCGCCAGCTCAAACAGCTTAGTCAATAG
- a CDS encoding biopolymer transporter ExbD — protein sequence MVSPGTGSSERPGGSALSEINITPFVDVVLVLLVIFLITAPMMLRGIDVKVPKTETKNVGPEERLMLTITKEKAVYLDDQPITLARLEGVLVGLRQRNAKAAVFLRADEGVAYGVVVKVMDAVKKAGIERLGMVTEPIPPGAKGR from the coding sequence ATGGTCTCACCGGGTACAGGTTCGAGTGAGCGACCCGGGGGCAGTGCGCTCTCCGAGATCAATATTACGCCGTTCGTCGATGTGGTCTTGGTCCTCCTCGTGATCTTCCTCATCACGGCGCCGATGATGCTCAGGGGAATCGACGTCAAGGTGCCTAAGACCGAGACCAAGAATGTCGGACCCGAGGAGCGACTGATGCTGACGATCACCAAGGAGAAGGCCGTCTATCTGGATGATCAGCCCATCACCCTTGCCAGACTGGAGGGAGTCCTCGTCGGGCTTCGACAGCGCAATGCAAAGGCAGCCGTGTTCCTTCGGGCGGATGAAGGGGTGGCCTATGGCGTTGTCGTGAAGGTGATGGATGCGGTGAAGAAGGCCGGCATTGAACGGCTAGGGATGGTAACCGAGCCGATTCCGCCCGGGGCGAAGGGACGGTAG
- a CDS encoding DUF2127 domain-containing protein, producing MRTIIVLKALGGVVFLLIGLGIFALVNKDISDLAGEVADSLGIDPENHYLLGLLEWLTGISPKQIVAIGLVTILYSALLLSMAWGLHLGRVWADWLTISGTGLFIPFELYEVVWSLRFTYSVAVAINVFIVWYLIRRRIRSSSL from the coding sequence TTGCGGACGATCATTGTCCTCAAGGCCCTTGGCGGGGTTGTGTTCTTACTGATTGGCCTTGGTATCTTTGCCCTGGTCAACAAAGACATTTCCGATCTGGCCGGGGAAGTAGCGGATTCGCTGGGCATCGATCCGGAGAACCATTATCTTCTTGGGCTACTCGAGTGGCTTACCGGAATCTCTCCGAAGCAGATCGTTGCGATCGGGCTCGTAACCATCCTGTACTCAGCCCTTCTGCTCTCCATGGCCTGGGGACTTCACCTGGGACGGGTCTGGGCGGACTGGCTGACAATTAGCGGGACGGGGCTCTTCATTCCCTTTGAGCTGTACGAAGTGGTCTGGTCGCTTCGGTTCACCTACTCGGTTGCGGTTGCGATTAACGTGTTTATCGTATGGTATCTGATCCGCCGCCGCATTCGATCGTCGTCGCTTTAA
- the tolB gene encoding Tol-Pal system beta propeller repeat protein TolB has protein sequence MRSYCCLSIRNALFVFGLFVAATLPLPVVAAEEKYTVDIVRKEAQKITIAVVGFPPLKGGSKAEDLSTQAGAILADDLKNAGIFDIIDPSFLPVEANQVEFGQEKGLLPALNSLKVQAVVVGKLSSRGSELVLEGQLFEVTKGEMLSGKRYAGDPRTLRMMVHRLADEVVFRLTGEKGIASSRIAYVSSANGAKEIYVMDYDAYNPFLITGNHSINLSPRWSPDGKKIAYTSYRDRNPDLFVIDLETGRRQKISSSPGLNVAPAWSPDGKWLVFSMSSGAGTNLFLIRPDGTGLRQLTRGPHIDISPSFAPDGRQIVFNSDRGGTPQIYLMDIEGTNVRRLTFGVGEYSVSPRWSPRGDKIAFVGRPRGSFDIFLINPDGTGLVQLTSSSRNNEEPSWSADGRHILFTSTRKGRRDLYIMEANGSNQHQLTKNGQENYLADWSP, from the coding sequence ATGAGATCGTACTGTTGCCTGAGCATTCGCAACGCGCTCTTTGTCTTCGGTCTATTTGTCGCGGCGACGCTCCCGCTGCCGGTTGTCGCCGCGGAGGAGAAATATACCGTAGACATTGTTCGAAAGGAGGCGCAGAAGATTACGATTGCGGTCGTAGGCTTCCCACCGCTGAAGGGCGGCTCCAAGGCGGAGGATCTGAGCACACAGGCGGGCGCCATCCTAGCCGATGACCTGAAGAACGCGGGGATCTTCGATATCATTGATCCGTCGTTTCTCCCGGTCGAGGCTAACCAAGTCGAGTTTGGGCAGGAAAAGGGGTTACTGCCGGCACTGAACTCCTTGAAGGTCCAGGCCGTAGTGGTCGGAAAGCTCTCGTCCCGGGGCAGTGAACTTGTCTTGGAGGGTCAGCTCTTTGAGGTAACGAAGGGCGAGATGCTTTCCGGCAAGCGATACGCTGGAGATCCCAGGACCTTACGGATGATGGTGCACCGTCTGGCGGACGAGGTCGTCTTCCGGCTGACCGGAGAAAAGGGGATCGCATCCTCCCGGATTGCGTATGTCTCATCCGCAAATGGCGCCAAAGAAATCTATGTCATGGACTATGACGCCTATAATCCTTTCCTGATCACCGGCAATCACTCCATCAACCTCTCCCCACGGTGGTCTCCTGACGGCAAGAAGATTGCCTACACCTCCTATCGTGATCGGAATCCTGATCTCTTCGTGATCGATCTGGAGACCGGACGACGCCAGAAGATTTCGTCCAGTCCTGGACTCAACGTTGCCCCGGCCTGGTCTCCGGATGGCAAATGGCTCGTTTTCTCGATGAGTAGCGGAGCGGGCACAAACCTCTTTCTCATCCGGCCGGATGGGACCGGACTTCGTCAGTTGACGCGGGGGCCACATATCGATATCTCCCCCTCCTTCGCTCCTGACGGGCGGCAGATCGTGTTTAATTCGGATCGTGGCGGTACACCCCAGATCTATCTGATGGATATCGAAGGGACCAATGTCCGGCGTCTGACCTTCGGGGTCGGAGAGTACAGCGTGTCGCCTCGATGGTCCCCGCGTGGGGACAAGATCGCCTTTGTAGGCAGACCGCGGGGAAGCTTCGACATCTTCCTGATCAATCCCGACGGCACGGGGCTGGTCCAGTTGACTTCAAGCTCGCGCAATAACGAGGAGCCGTCGTGGTCGGCTGACGGTCGGCATATTCTCTTCACCTCAACGCGGAAAGGTCGTCGGGATCTGTATATTATGGAGGCTAATGGATCGAATCAGCATCAGTTGACCAAGAACGGACAGGAGAATTACCTCGCCGACTGGTCGCCGTAG
- the ruvX gene encoding Holliday junction resolvase RuvX: MTRYLGIDFGTRRIGVAVSDELGLTAQPLSSLEPSSEQEALSILQELIDQYGVLEVVVGLPKNMNGSLGPAAEEALAFARRLEESVSVKVTMWDERLTSRAAERLLIEADLSRAKRKRRVDQMAALLILQGFLDRCHRQQERSS, encoded by the coding sequence GTGACGCGATACTTGGGGATCGATTTTGGAACGCGGCGTATCGGGGTGGCGGTAAGTGATGAATTGGGGCTGACAGCTCAGCCTCTGTCATCACTCGAACCTTCTTCAGAGCAAGAAGCTCTCAGCATCCTTCAAGAGTTGATTGATCAGTACGGTGTGCTAGAGGTGGTCGTCGGCCTGCCAAAGAATATGAACGGCTCTCTCGGCCCCGCGGCTGAGGAGGCACTTGCGTTTGCCAGGCGACTGGAAGAGAGTGTGTCTGTGAAGGTGACGATGTGGGACGAGCGGCTGACCAGCAGAGCGGCTGAACGCTTACTGATTGAGGCCGATTTGTCGCGGGCCAAGCGAAAGCGGCGCGTCGATCAGATGGCGGCCCTCCTGATCCTGCAGGGGTTCCTCGATCGCTGTCATCGTCAGCAGGAGCGCTCCTCGTGA